ttcccagcaatagttccgatagttcctgagattttgcgttcacaccaaaaagatctggaactagaacttttttttcgggaaccttttcagtccctgctagagaggtggtactttcctggggaggaaaaggttccaatttctgattggctgggcagattgcaaaccacggccgctaaaactcagaaaagttttgtgaagctgccattttatttgctcgcattagcattattagcattagcccagcgcaccaatggagagagactaacttatggcaacaaaaaataaaacatgggagtgatgaggaggtgtcggtgcttctggcgatttactcgaaaggcttcagtagaaactGCTGGGAGtcttcccagcagcttctactgaagtccACAACTccagggacttcgggtggcagtatacgccgtgaagtcgTTTGCTGCCTGCcattaaacccaaagcagaagaagaagtgacgtcagcggcttcctttgcgtaatcttccctcagggacttgttccggtgtgaacgcgatctactGGATAGTTCCGGAACTAAAGATTTCCGGGTAACTAAGTTCCGGGAACTCTTCCTGGGAAAATTActtggggtgtttctcaatgtcgaggaggcttgcttggtagcacatgtaccTGCGAGTcagttgcttcagaagcgaggcaagcaTCTtatagcctcggaaaacgaagaattgtggaacaggctaaGAGATGtacgtcatatgcgaggccccgccttaaatggaccgcgatttccgccaaagatttggaaatggGTCTgagcgcaaagcattgtggggattttaagaccgcggagtctacacatgtgcagcctcgaaatttcccgctACGAAGTAccccggcctcggtagaattccaagtatgctggacattggaacagtccttcggcgggactcaatgacgtagtatccttgaaatagtggctctggagcagctttcctcgacattgagaaagacccttggtgtgaaagcgccttatGATTACACACTTTTATAAGGattcatgtttatttttttttattaattgttaCTAAATTCTGTTTAGAGACAGAGTTAAACAGATGAACggattatttaaacattaacatTTCACATGACCAGGGCAACAGATTTGAAATTTCCGCACACGATTTGAGAGAAATTAGACTAATGTGCATTGAGAAATATATTTGATTTCAACTCAAGAAAAAGTCAAGGTTCAGAGAACAGATGAAAGCACAAAATATTGTGTAATATATTGTGTTATATAATAAATTGTTTCTCTATTCACGACAAAAGCTGTTAAAAGTGATTTTGCATACAGTACAGCATCACATGTAAAAATCTCTGTAATTATTTTTGAATGTTGACAAAAAATCACAACTTTAACTGCATCAACGTGGTGATCGTTGTGTGTCTGCTGTCTGCCTCCAACAGGGCCACTCAAAGGTACAGTGGATTTATGAGCATGTAGAACTTCATCTAATTACTAATCCTGTTATGTTTAACACTTTATTTTGGATAGTTGACGTTAAGGTACATTTGCAACAAGCTGACTGTCAACAAAATCTGTTTCCACTGGAAGAAAAGTATATGAATTTGTAGGTTTATCAACAAAAATATGGTCTGGCACATTGAATAATCATGATTTTAAAGCATTATTGATGTGCCTGTTGAACCTTAAGGTTAAAGGAACTgcttcaaagacacagacaagcCTAGCTTAACACAAATATGATGCAAACTGCAAACCTAAAgatgtgggagaagtactccgatcttgtacttgagtaaaagtagaagtactcagatcttgaacttgagtaaaaggagaagtaccagagtgtaggaataaaagtagcgacagtaaaagtagtcgttgtgcagattggtccatttcagaataataaatatgatatgttttataatgattgatcatgaaagtgttctcaaagctggtaaaggtgcagctagtctgaagtactttgtagactgcagggtagctggtggatttactccaggtggaactaaagtctgatttaacacttgattatatttcacatcatcatCGTAACTCAAGGTACAACAtttatgtagtggagtaaaagtacactatttacctctgaattgtaatgGAAGTACAacgtagcataacatggaaagactcaagtaaagtacaagtatctcaaaatgttacttaagtacagtacttgagtaaatgtactaagttactttacacctttgcaaacctcaagctaaatcaaTAGTTAGCACATTCACTTTCCAAGTACCTGGAATGTCACTGGTTTACTTTTACCATATGGTTTATTAAacattatattcaaagaaatgtGAAAAGGAGACATTGTGTTTTAAACCAGCAGTTAGCATTGACACTATTTCATATTtttgtttatattttatatagggctgcacgattttgggaaaaatctaattgcgatttttctgacaaatattgcgattgcgatttgCGATAAATGTTTTTAAGCGAcacaacggaagtttattgtaaaaaggccatatctccggctaggaaggtcgtatcaacgtgctcccgtctctagcacccccgcagcccgagctacgagtgaaataactaaacttacattaaattgctttaaagtcaagctttagtttaaagtggacctattatgctatattggaaaaatatattgtagggccatacctatacaacacatgtctgtgaagttttttgcttaaaataccaaacagatcacccattgtagccttgcctcatactgctcatacccctcttttgcagccctgttagagaaacgcggattttgggtccttagcttgaaaaaaaaaaaagaggaggcggagctcatgcctgatcagaattctaccggagataaagttaaattctgctgtgataaaacgccatcctgttctaaaccacatcaaagattatttctgaaacagtatggagctcaaatgctttttctcttgtgggtttatcacaagatgagttcctttttttatttcctgctttttaaacacatgtgctttacagtacaggttagctctgagtgttagcgaggcttgctaatgtaaacaaagacgagattacgtccaaaacacatcaggcattgtttctgatggcaactttctgtgggtccgctgccgatttgacgtcagatcgGCAACAAacctgtatccgctcgttgtacccccgtttttcaaagatttgggtacggaggaaaagagagggttttattttctgatgctgcgtgagttccccgacgcaccggggacacatatttatcacaaattgcattttgcatgataggtcccctttaagattcaccctgtaatggatgtaaaacatgtgatggagcattactagcctgactcagatggtttgtttcaccaaaccatctaggaaagctccattggaagccatttggaaagggcaggcactttcaaaaatacttggcaggtgattggatcaatctgtctatcaccttctatcatgggccacttctgattggttaacaatggctggtacatgtggagcacagcacttctgattggtgtggatgactgacacacaagaaaaaaagaaaaaagtaaaaaaaaatcgcaggctttgcgcataatcgcatcatttaaaatcgcaATTTCGATTTAttatcgattaatcgttcagccctaatttTATATTGACGCAGTGAGTGTAGATAACTTTGCAGAACTGAACAAAACCATGCTTGTTGTTTATAACTCTACTGTCTATTAAACCCAGCTAACTACAGGACCTGACTAGCTTGATAGCAAACAAGatacaacatttaaatattttgatTCAGAAAGGCTAGCAGTTTCCCCCTTCTTTCAGtgtttgtgctaagctaggctaaacaGGCTGCAGACCTACATAACAACATATGCTTTTGTTGAGTCAACTGAGTAGATTTACCAAAATAAAGTGTTACACCTGACTATATCAAAGGGTTTAAATTGGAATTTATTCAAATCAGACGCATGTTTTTTCGGCTTGATTCAGTCAAAAAGCATTATAATATACATTTTACTTCACCTACTATTCACACATTTACGTTAATTTATTCGAAGACATTAGAGTTACTGTGTTGTCAAAAATCCCAGGGAGTTTAATCAGTTTTATTCCATTATAACAAAACATCTAGGAGCACATTTCCAAAAAAAGGACTGTGAACACTGATAGCTCGATGAATTTTGCATAATTTGTCCCACGTCAACTGAACGTAGATGTCAATGTCACTGGCGATATATAATCATACGTTCTTGAAAATGTGACTGCTGTACGAAGACCAAAAAGTAGTGGACCCAATACTAAGCCATGTGGGACACCATATACAGGAAAGTCAGATGATGTGGTTTTTAAAATAATCAACTATTTTATAACTTGGCAAATTAAGTTTAGTTACAGTTGTTAGAAAGAATTGTTTGGTGTTTGCAGATCACTTTTTAATTTAATTATAatctaaaatgtaaataatactgtggatatttatttattcgtttatttggcagggacattgcacattaatgaacacttaaaacatgaaATGTGCCAAGTGTAAATATAAcggatttagctttgagctacttTCCATAAGTCCCTCACTTGAGTAAATGAAAATTACAACTATAGCAGTACAAATACATAAAATGTAAGAGTAGAATACCCAAGTATTGATATTGAGGATAAGTCGCTGGCTGTCAATTATCAAACCACTACAAACACTTcaaaatatccaaaaataaacttgtttcactgaaatttTAAGTCAGTATATTTTCAATAAAGGTTGGTATGTACACCAATGTTTTGCTCCACCTTTGAAATTAGCCAATTAAACCCAAAGTATATATCTGGAACAAGGCTTTACTTAAAAATCGGCTGCTTTCTTTCTGGTGATGGCTAACGGGGAACTATGATTTTGTGTCCGTATCCGTCTAAAAATTGTTGGTGAATAATTAAATTGCTTTAGCTAATTGGCTTTTTTAATCGACAAATGCAAGTCTGTTGGTTTCCCTGGGACAATTATGAGGCTATAAACCATGAATCAACTTGGGATAAAAAGCATGATTTCTATATATTTTACTGTAAACCGTCTAAAGCGAGGTTGTTGTGCATGTGtggatctgtgggaaacgtctTGTCAAACAAAGAGAACATATATATTGATGTAAAAGTACAAGTTCTGCATTCAAAAATCCTACTGAAGTATAAGTCCAGCAGTGTTATAAGATACATTTACTCAACTCAGCGAAATGTCTCTTGAGAGTGATACATTATACGACATAAGTAGACTTCTTTATACACATTTATGTAGTTTAGTCCAATGGTTTATCAACAAAGGAGTCACACGCCTCTAAATTGTATCACACTTTATGGAGTATTAGAATATTTAATTGAAACCATGTGGGAAGTTAAGAGGAGACATTTTTCTTTCTGGATCTGAATGCATTTCATAGACCCAACTAGAACATTTGGTGTTCCCCATTAGGACAAGCATTTGTTTGCAAGAGGTCACAGATTGCGACCAATAACAATCGAACACTTTGTTGTATTTTAAATTCTTATCTTGTGCGCTAAAATCTATCTATCCAaaaatagatggatagatggatggacgggcggtggtggcgaagtccatagggactcggcttggcaactggaaggtcaccagttcaagtcccagaaagaccaagtgctaccgaggtgtccctgagcaaggcaccgtcccctacactgctccccgggctgcgtacataatggcagcccactgctcctaacgctaggatgggtcaaatgcagagaaactattTTGTTACATAATACCTGTACTAcataatgacaataagttgaatcttcttcttcttcttcttcttcttctaaaaagtacaatatttactCTAAGTGTAGCTTGTTAACCCATTGAGTTGAAGAGCAGCTGGTGAGAGCGATATTATCATGAGTTGCTGTCCTTGCCTTCAGTATCAGCTGATCTTAAATCAGGAGTTTGGTTTGTTTAGATTATATGTTTTTGTGCCTGCAAAACTGAGTATTCTTAAGATGTTGAAATCTGAAATGAATAGTAGGATATGTAGGAAATGGTTTATGTTCTGCATggtccacacatacacacaagcaCAATACTATCTGATTTTATGAGTTTTTGAATTGGTTTTGATTGATTTGATTAAGTGTTTAAAAGTCAAATGGCATGTTGACATCTATTAAAAGTCTCCAAATCCCTGTGGGCTTGTGTTCAGAATGGAGGTTTTGGTTCTTTCTCACCAAAATCTGAGCCCTGTCATTTGTGCATATATTGACTGCTGTCTTTGTTGATTTTTGTCATTAATAGTTGATTTTTGTCTCTGTTGTAACAAGGTATGAACATCACAAATACAAGGAAGTATCCAGTAAGAGTCTGGGAAACTCTCCCGCCGACATGCAGCAGTATGTTTTCATCTACAGGTAAGACCAAGTTCAGGTTAAAACCACACCGGAACACCGCTTGTTTCGCCTCGATTTCAATTAAAAAAAGGAAGAAATGAAAAAATTATATCATAAAAACAAACTtctatggatggatagatggatagatggatggatggataagtactttattgatcccaatttgggaacaTTGTTAAAAACCGATCCATAGAAATATAAGATGTTCATAGCATATGCTCCAAAATCCAATGAGGTAGTACAATAAACATTATGGTAGTGATAAAGTTTGGATTAATTGAAACAGAGAAAAAGGTTTTGAACGGTTCTTTTAATACATATTTCTTTGAGCTATGACAGCAAGTGCATATAACACTTTCCcttaatttgttttacttttggtaTTTTAAATCTTCCAAAGGTTTCTGCTGTGAAGCTTAAGCTTGTCAATATTAAGATTTGAGTCGTAGTCGACCTCTTACTAACCTTGACTGAAGAAAATCACAAAGAAATAAGTGGAACATGTGATAGAAATCGTCTGAAATACCCAATGACCCAATAAGCTCTGGGATAAAAAACGACCACAAAAAACCCCTGAATACACTTGTTGGCGTCCACCAGCGGACAGAGGAGACGGCTGTTTGTGTCCCACGCCAAACAAAAAATCGACTTATTTGTGTTGactatagagtgccacagtgacgcgtcctaaaacccggaggtaaactccttccggttccttccacaaaaaccaatgcaatttctccataggattttggaaaatagctcaaaataaggtcggtggttgagacacattgaagatcacgttttgttcattcggacaatctccacatgtctaccctacttttataattcaaatcgtaaatctatcgattcgatttatgattttttgtcgaaggaaccggaagtgctaaaatgctaGCTTACTTACTCTATTTAACTTGGGTAACAAGTTTGAGTTCACAAGGTTAATAACCATGTGTTCACAATCTGTGGTGGAGATTCATGGTTTTGTCACGAGAACCAATTGTTTGGTTTCAAGTTGATGCCGATATTTGAAAAATCAGTAGCCAAGGTATCGTAGAAGTATTGCAAGGGCTTCAGACGTAATTGTGTTTGGGACACAGTAAACTAAAGCTTCAGCATGTCCTGGTAAATGTACTTTTTTCCGCTTTTAAATTGCTTCAGTGCGACCAACAAATCCATATTGAATTTGGTAGGGCTAGTTACCGTAAGCTGATGACAGTTTTGCACTTTTCAAGCTCTTTCCagtaataattaattaattaattttacaATGATGAGTTTAATGACATGTTGTAAAAGTGATTTGGCACAACTTGAATGGATACAGTTTTAATAGAAAATAGATTTTAGAGTGGGAATCATCATGACTTTCTAAAGAAAACAGTAAATGGTAAAGAAATAGCGtttattaattatattattCAGTTTGTTATCTTGGTATAGACATTGGTATGTTTGGTATTGAGTACGACCTTTCTCCTATAGTGACATCCTTAagacaacatttttttaaagtgaACAAGCCATGGGAACATGTTGGTGGGATGTATTACACAAATGAGATTGACTTTAAGATGATGCAAAGACATCTTATACGATCCTTTCAGTGTGTCTGAGAGACTGATATGTCAAATATAAAGAAAATGATAAAAACAGATTCAGATCAGTCTTGTTCCTCGTCTGACAAATCATACTTCTTGTTCTTCttgttgttcttcttcttctcttttctACATTAAGATCAGGCATGGTGAAAGTGACAGGGAAGCATCAGTACGAGAAGAAAAATTCCTTTGTCAGAGCGCCGTATGCCGTTCAGTTCCAAAGCGATAAAACTGGTCAGtggacatgaaacataaaaaaaatatgttttccaACAAATCTAGTTAATTGACAGCTTTAGTACGTGGTGTTAATCGGAACTAAATAATTCATACTATAATTCAAAGGTTTGTAATCCTCTGCGACGAATAATTATATCAATCCAGTCCAAGTTTGAGATGACTACTCTACAAGCCTGAATGATTCATACTTTTATGTGAAAtagatttttttatatataaggTTTGTTTTGTTCAAGGGGAACAAAACTCGGAAAGGGACAAATACTGAGCGAAAATTAAATGAGAACAGAGGAAATCAGCAGTCATTGGCAAAATACACTGACCTTTAGCATCATGATGTACGGATTGAATCCAGAATCACACATTTGTTTATTACTTAGTATATTTTCAAATCCCCTTTTCCCCTTCCCATTGTTTTTGTCCTGCAGCAATCAAGAACTTTGTTTTGGTTCCACTGCACACTGATCCCAGTAAGGCTGTTCAGGAGATCGACCGACTGTACGACGTCTTTGAGGAAGTCCGCAAGAAATGGAACAACATGGTGAGAAGATGGGATTTGATATGATCGAACCATGTCAGACTATGAAGGGAATGCTTGTAAACATCAAtgaagattcaaggcttttatcgtCATTTgttcatagctacagtgtagttatgtcaatgaaaatcttaggtcacggcctcctccaacagtgcaacacaatacaacagataaaatagtgcaggTAAATACAAATAGAATAAGTGCaagaatagtctatatacaagtcatTGGAATATTAGATACATTGATGTGATGTTAGCTATAGCTGTAAGCTGGAAACAACTTGGACTTGTTTGAAGGGGCCCTGTTATTATCTGTGgggttttccctctcctgtagtgtgttctataggtttgtgtgcatgtaaatggtctgcaaaggctaaaatcccaaagttccctccggAGGGAGTTTCTCTGCCACAAACTCCCTGCCtggaacgcctccattggactccttcaTTTACATCAGGAACCTAACTCACAGACATCACTACGGAAAACTcgtgctcctattggctagcgctccaacacattgtacgtaataggctaaggggcaggacatctctaagaggttgaccaatcacaacagagccggccagctaaccaatcagagcagactgggctctggtttcagacagagggtgaaaagaggtgctgcagcacagtatgagaaaaataaagagctttttggacattaaagcatggagacatgtcccagtagagacactgcatactgatatacacctgaacatcagcaggagaggactctttaaagtagagacactacatactgatgtacacctgaacatcagcaggagaggactctttaaagtagagacactacatactgatatacatctgaacatcagcaggagaggactctttaaagtagagacactacatactgatatacacctgaacatcagcaggagaggactctttaaagtagagacactgcatactgatatacacctgaacatcagcaggagaggactctttaaagtagagacactacatactgatatacacctgaacatcagcaggagaggactctttaaagtagagacactacatactgatatacacctgaacatgataGGGCCctttaaatgaaatgaagaacACACTCACCACTAGGTGACGACACAGAGCTGACAATATCtgtgaaataaaatgaaacatCCTACTGTATATCAAACAACCTCACTTCAGCAAACTTACAACAATGATATGAatcttttgttttgtaacaaagacctttctgaacattaaagcatgaagacctgctgtcacagtagagacactaaatatgaatatgaacctgaaaatgagcaaaaCATGTCCTCTTTAAGTATCACATTTTGTTTGTGTTCGGTATAGAATGTGATGTTCCTGGGAAACTTCCATGCCAGCTGCGCCTACATGACTCGAACGAACAAGAAAGACATCCGACTCTTCACTCGGGCCGGTTTCTCCTGGCTGATCCGAGACAAAGTGGACACCACCATCGGGGAGCACACCAACTGTGCTTATGACAGGTAGGTCTGTGTGtgagtaaatgtgtgtgtgagacacagTCAAAATCAAGTGAAGAAGAAACATAAACGTTCTAAAAATAACTGCTTTCATTTTAAGGCTTACCCTAAGGATGTATTTTAAACAAAGTACATGTATCGATAACATGAGTCAATGAATACAACGGTAAATGAAATGCAACTTTCCTGCCTTCAAGACATGCTGCTCAAAATACTTGACATCTGAAAACAGAATAAGTTCAATGTAGCAGAGAGGGGAAGGGGGAGAGAATAAAGGCACATTTAAGGGACGTTTTTCTATCATTCTGGATGTTTTTTGAATGTTTAATAATGTTTTCTTTTAGCTTACTTATTCTATATTATTTTGTGATTGTGTTTTCTCAGGATCGTGGTATATGGGAAACCCTTTCTGAAGGGCATCACTCCGTTCTCTGCGATAGTCTTCAACTACGTCAAAGAGTTCAAACTCTCCAAGACCTGGGTACGTCTCTCTGTCCTCTTTCCTCTCTTACACATTGTGCATGGCTTGGTGGATGGTAATGTCTTGCTGTCTGTCTACACTTTGGTTCAGACTAAAATATTTCATAAACATCTCATTGTGATTCACTAACCGTTGCCACTTCAGATACTGTAGGTGACATCAGTGAGATACAGTAAATCACTACTTAGTTGTCATTCTTGTTTGCATCTTACTTTTTATAAATAcgttttatatttaaaatgttgccTTTTATTCAAACAGTTCAgcatttgttattgttttaatgCAAAAAGCACACAGTAGCAGGCAGATGGAGATTTTGGTCCAATTCCAAACCACACCCTAcccactccccctccgtgatggagtggaCTCCGGCTGTGGTCACACTCTCTGCTGAATGAGGCTCCCTTCTTTCaggtggagggagtaaatacagcggcaagctttgggacgaacTCCCCTGTCTCAGGCACCAATAGGAAATGCCATCATTTTGTAACAATGGTttaaaatcagcatctcttggattgaaaataagaaaaataaaacTCAAAAGTCTATGTACATTTACACAACTTTAACCGTTTTCTAGACTAGACATGAGTAAATGATCATAATAACCATCAAGTTGTTAACATCTGTTCAGCTCAGTTTATCAATGAATGTTTCTATGGAACTGTTTGTAAAcggcgtgtttcctgacggacacaaaCAGCGTTGAGTCCCGTCAGGTAGTGCAGCAGGTGAAGTCAGGTGCCATGCAAACTCGCTGGTGGAGGGCTTGAtaacccactccccctccacactcgttggtttggaacagcacttaatgtggTGGACCCTCCGCGAGAacacgcaaacggaggggtagtgtgtagggggTGGTTTGGAATAGAGCcatagtgttttttttttttaactctgtGTTCTGTTGCTTCTGTCTGCCAGGCGCTGGGTGTGAGCGACCACTTACCTGTGGAGGTGAGACTAAAGAGCTCCGCCTCTCTCCTCCAGGCCATCCCCCTCCCGATCCTCATCAGCGTCTCAGCTATCGTGcagtacttcctgtctgctctGTGATCGTCTGCTTCAGTCTTGAGGTGtaaagccttttttttttaatccaaaCCTGCAAATCAATGCTCTGATTATAAAGAGGGatctggtttattttaacagtggTTAGAAGTAACACAGATTTCTTTGTAGATGTACTAGTCGTTCCTCTAATTTAGTGTGTCATATGACAAGCAAAGGTAACAGACAAGCCTCGAGAAAAAGAAAATTGAGTGAcacattatttcatttttatatcAAGATAAATTATGATTATTGGGGTGctcatttttattttgaaaacccaaTGTATTTACCTTGTTTCTGAAGATATCAGACCTTGTGATATCGTATACCGTTTTTCCAATGTAATGGCTTTTTCTCAAGATAACAAATGTCCCATCCTGTATTGGTCTGCTTCCTTTATTATAAATGTAATAATAGTAATGCAATATAAGATAAAATAACATAATATATTCAGGATGGATGATACAGCAGTTGCGGTTTTTAAACTAGCTTAATGATTGTAAATACTGTATATTGAATTTGAATAACACATTATGCAACTGTTTGGATTTTCCAAATGGCTAATAAGTCAACTTATTATATCAGAGATAATATT
This Pseudochaenichthys georgianus chromosome 7, fPseGeo1.2, whole genome shotgun sequence DNA region includes the following protein-coding sequences:
- the LOC117449083 gene encoding deoxyribonuclease-1-like 2 isoform X1; this encodes MRWHFLPLLLSLLSLLVEGDSGFRICAYNVDNFNLAKASQSRVLHTLTRVVARCDICLLQGVKDPDGKAIQKLLISVNRATQRYEHHKYKEVSSKSLGNSPADMQQYVFIYRSGMVKVTGKHQYEKKNSFVRAPYAVQFQSDKTAIKNFVLVPLHTDPSKAVQEIDRLYDVFEEVRKKWNNMNVMFLGNFHASCAYMTRTNKKDIRLFTRAGFSWLIRDKVDTTIGEHTNCAYDRIVVYGKPFLKGITPFSAIVFNYVKEFKLSKTWALGVSDHLPVEVRLKSSASLLQAIPLPILISVSAIVQYFLSAL
- the LOC117449083 gene encoding deoxyribonuclease-1-like 2 isoform X2 — translated: MRWHFLPLLLSLLSLLVEGDSGFRICAYNVDNFNLAKASQSRVLHTLTRVVARCDICLLQGVKDPDGKAIQKLLISVNRYEHHKYKEVSSKSLGNSPADMQQYVFIYRSGMVKVTGKHQYEKKNSFVRAPYAVQFQSDKTAIKNFVLVPLHTDPSKAVQEIDRLYDVFEEVRKKWNNMNVMFLGNFHASCAYMTRTNKKDIRLFTRAGFSWLIRDKVDTTIGEHTNCAYDRIVVYGKPFLKGITPFSAIVFNYVKEFKLSKTWALGVSDHLPVEVRLKSSASLLQAIPLPILISVSAIVQYFLSAL